The Eublepharis macularius isolate TG4126 chromosome 3, MPM_Emac_v1.0, whole genome shotgun sequence genome has a window encoding:
- the P2RY2 gene encoding P2Y purinoceptor 2, which produces MENSTFLLSLNASANSSHTDCSSEDNPYKCKFDEEFKYVLLPVSYGIVFVVGLCLNLLALYVFLFRIKSWNASTTYMFNLAVSDTLYVISLPLLVYYYAVGDNWPFSVGLCKIVRFLFYTNLYCSILFLLCISAHRFMGICLPLKSLEWGQVRYARWISGIVWLVVITCQSPVLYFVTTSSRCDAITCHDTSAKELFGQFVVYSSVMLVLMFCIPFLVIIVCYCLMARKLLQPTRGTTRMSNSKKKSVKMIIIVLVVFIVCFLPFHVTRTLYYYFRSWDLSCEVLNAINLAYKVTRPLASTNSCLDPILYFLAGQRFVKFACPKTPEKGENQTDSDSTPNCHMRAKNTLAMKAKRMVS; this is translated from the coding sequence ATGGAGAACTCCACATTCCTGCTCTCCTTGAACGCCAGCGCCAACTCCTCGCACACCGACTGCAGCAGTGAAGACAACCCTTACAAGTGCAAATTCGATGAGGAGTTCAAGTACGTCCTTCTCCCCGTCTCCTATGGCATCGTTTTTGTGGTGGGCCTCTGCCTCAACCTGTTGGCGCTCTACGTCTTCCTCTTCAGGATCAAGTCCTGGAACGCCTCCACAACTTACATGTTCAACTTGGCAGTGTCCGACACCCTCTATGTGATCTCTCTGCCCCTGCTGGTGTACTACTATGCTGTCGGCGACAACTGGCCCTTCAGCGTGGGCTTATGCAAGATTGTCCGCTTCCTCTTCTACACTAACCTCTACTGCAGTATCCTTTTCCTGCTCTGTATCAGCGCCCATCGGTTCATGGGGATTTGCCTCCCGCTAAAGTCCCTGGAGTGGGGCCAAGTCCGTTACGCCCGCTGGATATCGGGTATCGTCTGGCTCGTCGTCATCACTTGCCAATCCCCTGTGCTCTATTTCGTTACCACCAGTTCCAGGTGCGATGCCATCACTTGCCACGACACGTCGGCGAAAGAACTTTTCGGGCAGTTTGTTGTTTACAGTTCGGTGATGCTCGTCTTGATGTTCTGCATCCCGTTTCTCGTCATCATTGTCTGTTACTGCCTCATGGCCCGCAAGCTGCTCCAGCCCACCCGGGGCACCACCCGCATGTCCAACTCCAAGAAGAAGTCGGTCAAGATGATCATCATAGTCTTGGTGGTCTTCATCGTCTGCTTCTTGCCTTTCCACGTCACTCGCACCTTGTACTACTACTTCCGCAGCTGGGACCTGAGCTGCGAGGTCCTCAATGCCATCAATTTGGCTTACAAAGTTACCCGGCCGCTAGCGAGCACCAATAGCTGCCTGGATCCCATCTTGTACTTCCTGGCAGGACAAAGGTTTGTGAAGTTTGCCTGCCCCAAAACGCCTGAGAAAGGGGAGAACCAGACGGATTCGGACAGCACACCCAACTGTCACATGCGGGCCAAAAACACTCTCGCCATGAAAGCGAAAAGAATGGTGTCCTAG